In the Methanothermobacter marburgensis str. Marburg genome, TCATGGGCTTCATCAGCCTTCTTACGTATCTCGTCTGTCTTTCTGAAGTACTCAAGCATCCCCTCATGATACTTCTGGGCCTCCTCTGAAAGTGAGACCACCTTCTCGTGGTATTCCTCTGATTTCTTCCTGAGTTCAAGGGCCTTCTGTCTGGTCTCCTCATCCTCCTGGATCTTCATGAGCTTCTTACGTAGTTCATTGGCGGTCTTGACCAGTTCATTCTCCTTGTTAATGTCAAGGACCCTTGTTTCTATGATCCTATCTATCCTACGGATCTCGTTCTCTATCTTTATCCTGTCACGCCCACCGGATGACCACTCAAGCTTCTTTATCTCCTGGTTTATCTCGTCCCTGAGCTTCTTGTTCTCTTCAACCTTTGCATTTATCTCATTACGTCTGTCCCTGAGTTCAACAGCCCTGTTGAGGGTTTCACGAAGTTCGGTGTTGAGTTTATCCCTGAGTTCCTTCATTTCACGGGCCTTTTTATTCAGTTCATCCCTTTCAGATGCCAGGCCTGAGAGCTTCTCCTCGTATTCATTTTTAAGGTCCATTACCTCATCGTAGCCGAGTTTATCCAGCTTATCGTCCACCTCAGCTATTTCCTCGATGATGGGCAGTATTTTTCTGAGATCCCTCTCCTCAACCACGGCGTCAGCCTTCTTCCTGAGCGCAGGTTTTGCATTGAATGCTATCCCCAACCTGGCCGCCTGTATCATGGATATGTCGTTGGCGCCATCACCAACAGCAACACATTCGCTGGTGCTTATACCCTCCTTATCGAGGATTTTACAGAGAACATCATACTTTGAGTTTTCCACAAGAGGGCCGCTCACTTCACCGGTCAGCACACCGTCCTCTTCATGGAGTCTGTTGCAGAACAGATAATCAATACCAAGCTTATCTTTGATGGGTTCGGCCACCAGGTCAAAGCTTCCACTTATAACCGCAACACGGTAACCCTTCTCCTTGAGGGTTCTGATGGCCTCCTCGGCACCCTCCATGAGGGGTAATTCCCCTGCAACTGCCTTTATATCCTCAACCGCTGTCCCCTTGAGGAGTTTCACCCTCTCCCTTATGGAGGATTCAAAGTCAACATCACCCTGCATGGCCTTTTCGGTGATCTCCATTACCTCCTCCTCGACTCCAGCGATCTTTCCTATCTCGTCTATGGCTTCCCCATCAATAATGACATTGTCAAGATCGAAAACTACAAGTTTAATCAAAAATATCACCATTAAATCAGATCTAACTCGGCAAGCCTTGCCTTGGTCTTTTCAACTCCAAGCTTAGCGTCCTCAGCACTCTTGGCACCTGTGCACACAACCTTCCCTGAACCGAAGAGCAGCAAGACAACCTTGGGTTCATCCAGCCTGTAAACAAGGCCAGGGAACTGTTCAGGTTCATATTCCGTGTTCTCAAGTCCCAGGGCAACGGCCTCAAGGTTCAGTGGTTTCCCGAGGTTTGCCGAGGCAACAATGTTCTGGATCTTTATCTCAAATTCCTCGGGTATATCAGGGTCCATGGTCCTCATCATATCAACTGTGAGTTTTATGGCCCTCTTGGAATCCTCAATGGATTTTGCACCTGTACATACCAGTTTACCTGATCCAAAGATCAGAGCAGCAGTTTTAGGCTCCTTTAATTTGTATACAAGACCAGGAAACTGTTCTCGGTTAAAATCAACATTTTCAAGGGCTTCAGCAACTGTCTGGAGATCAATGGATTTCCCAAGGGTTGCAGAAGCAACAATATTTTCTATCTTGATATCCACATCTGTCAACTAGATACCTCCCGGTGAAGTTTAAACCTACATATAAATTTAAATGCACCTATATTAATATTGACGTAAAAAACTAGTTATTATAGATAATAATATATTTAATAATTCAGAGGGTGCATTGAAATCATTCACACCCTTCTGGCTGTTCCCTGTAAAATTACTCACCCCTTTATAACACAATTTAAATAATTTGATTTTCATAGTGATAACATATACAGCATTCTTTAGGACCCAGGGTCCTTGCTGGGGGGATGATGTGGTTATCGATCCGAGAATCTACAAGGAACAGGTTGAGGAACTTGGAGTTGAGGGACTTGAAATAAATCCCTCAAACAGGGAGGAGGCCCTTGAGCTTCTGGGGGAGGTTGAAGGATACATAAAAAACCTTAAGAGGATAAGGTACAATCTCCATATGGACATGAGGATCATCAGAAGGCAGTACCTTGAGAGAATGAGGGCCCCTGAGGTGAAGGGAGACCTGCGCAAGAGAAAGAGCATCCTGGATGAAAGGGACGATATCCTCGGTCCATATGAGGGTGTTGACAGGATCATAGATGCCCTCCTTGAAGAACTTGATGAATCGGCACAGTTTTTAAGGGAATACACTGGACTTGAGGATACCTCTGTATCCAGTGGTATTGAAGGGTGGTAGAGTTTGATAGAGGTTGAGGTTAAGGCTAAAATTTCCAGTGGGGATGAGGTAAGCGAGCGCATAATATCACTTGGGGGGCGCCATGTTTCAGATGAGGAACAGACTGACATATACTTCAATGCCCCCCACAGGGACTTTGCAGAGACCGACGAAGCGCTGAGAATAAGAAAAACAGGTGAAAGGACATTCATAACCTACAAGGGTCCCAAAATTGATGATAGGAGCAAGACCCGGAAGGAACTGGAGGTTGAGGTTGCAGACGCTGAAACAGCAGCAGGGATACTGGAGTCCCTTGGCTTTCGAAGGGTTAGGGATGTCTTGAAGGAGAGGAGGACCTACTCACTCGAGGATTTCACCATATCCATTGACACCGTGAGGGGCCTCGGGACCTACCTTGAAATAGAGAGGGACCTACCTGATGGCAGTGACTACGGGGATGCCCTCAGCGAGATATTTGAGCTCTACAGAAAACTGGGGGTAAGCGAGGGATTCGAGAGAAAATCCTACCTTGAACTTCTTGAGGCTGAAGCTGAATAGGCTTGGGTCAGGCAGAATCTGGGTAATCTGGGCTTCTTGAGCTGAAGATGGTTACACTTCATGAGCATGGAGGCTGAAAAGCGCCGGACAACCACAGGCAATTAAAACCAGCACCCGCCGTAACTGCCCATTATCCACATCTGAACTACAGGACAACCACCACCAGATAAGGCATGTGGCCGGAAGACGGCTGAACTCTCAAACCTTTTATACTTAAATATCAAATTTAAATTAATACTAGAGTCTTCATTTTAATAAATCAGTTAAGGTGGTAATCCCTTGAAATACTTCGTCAGTCCCTTCAATAAGGAAGCTGAATTAGAATTTCCCGATAAGATCACGATTTACGATACAACACTCCGCGACGGGGAACAGACCCCAGGGGTATGCCTCGGAACCGAGGAAAAACTTGAAATAGCCAGAAAACTGGATGAACTTGGCATACACCAGATAGAAAGTGGTTTCCCAGTCGTATCAAAGCAGGAAAAGGTTTCAGTAAAGACAATAGCCAATGAAGGCCTCAATGCAGATATACTGGCCCTGAGCAGGACAAAGAAGGAGGACATAGACGTTGCAATTGACTGTGACGTTGATGGTGTTATCACCTTCATGGCCACATCTGACCTCCACCTCAAACACAAACTCAAACTCACAAGGGAGGAGGCCCTCAACGTGTGCATGAACTCCATAGAGTATGCAAAGGACCACGGCCTCTTTCTGGCATTCTCAGCAGAGGACGCCACAAGGACTGACCTGGACTTCCTCAAGCAGATATACAAGAAGGCTGAGAGCTACGGGGCAGACAGGGTCCATATAGCAGATACGGTGGGTGCCATAAGCCCCCAGGGAATGGACTACCTTGTAAGGGAACTTCGAAAGGATATAAATGTTGACATAGCGATGCACTGTCACAATGACTTTGGCATGGCACTCTCAAATTCAATAGCGGGGCTCCTGGCAGGTGGAACCGCAGTTTCAACCACAGTTAACGGTATAGGTGAAAGGGCCGGGAACACATCCCTTGAGGAGCTTATAATGGCCCTGAGGATAATCTATGACATTGACCTTGGATTCAACATCAGCGTCCTCTATGAGCTGTCAAGGCTCGTTGAGAAGCACACCCGCATGAAGGTGCCTGAAAACAAGCCCATTGTTGGAAAGAACGTCTTCAGGCATGAGTCAGGCATACACGTGGACGCGGTGATAGAGGAACCCCTCACATATGAGCCTTTCCTCCCTGAGATGATAGGCCACCAGCGTAAGATAGTCCTGGGCAAACACTCAGGTTGCAGGGCAGTCAAGGCAAAACTTGAGGAGTACGGTATAGAGGTTACAAGGGAGGAACTCTGCAGGATAGTGGAGGAGGTAAAGAAAAACAGGGAGAAGGGGAAATACATTAACGATGAACTCTTCTACAGGATCGTAAGGTCTGTGAGGGGGCCTGTTGACTTCTAGGTGGCTGGAATGAACATAAGCGAAGGGATTGAAGGTATCCTTAGATAGTTTTCAGGTGGTTAAAATGAACATCACAGAGAAGATCCTTGCAGATGCAGCCGGAGTGGCTGAGGTCACACCCGGCGAGATAATAGAGGCTAGGGTTGACCTTGCAATGACCCACGACGGCACATCACCCCCAACAATCCGCACATTCAGGGAGATAGCCTCAAGGGGAGGCCCCGACAGGGTATGGGACCCTGAAAGAATGGTCATGGTATTCGACCACAACGTACCACCCAACACAATAGGGGCAGCAGAGTTCCAGAGGGTAACATCTGAATTCGCATCTGAGCAGGGAATAAATAATATCTTCAAGAACGCTGAGGGCATATGCCACCAGGTCCTCCCTGAGAAGGGATTTGTACGCCCAGGAATGGTCATAGTTGGTGCAGACTCACACACCTGCACATACGGGGCATTCGGTGCATTCGCAACTGGAATGGGCGCCACGGACATGGCAATGGTATTCGCCACAGGAAAAACCTGGTTCATGGTGCCTGAGGCAATGCGCATCGAGGTTACAGGCGAACTGCAGGGGTTCACCACAGCAAAGGATGTTATACTGAAAATCATAGGGGAAATAGGCGTTGATGGTGCAACATACCGGGCTGTGGAGTTCACTGGAAGCACGGTTGATGAAATGGACGTTGCCGGAAGGATGACCATCTGCAACATGGCAGTTGAAATGGGGGCCAAAAACGGTATAATGGAGCCCAGCAGGAGGATAATCCAGTATGTAAAGTCCAGGACAGGGAGAGACTTCCGGGTTTACCGTTCAGATGGGGACAGCCAGTACGTGGAGGACCACCACTTCGATGTCTCTGACCTCGAACCACAGGTTGCCTGCCCCGACGACGTGGATAATGTGGCACCTGTTTACAGGGTTGAGGGAACCCACATAGACGAGGCATTCCTTGGTTCATGCACAAACGGCCGCTACGAGGACCTCAAAATGGCAGCAGAGGTCCTTGGGGATAGAAGGGTCCATGATGATGTGAGGTTCATAGTTTCACCCGCCTCAAGGGAGATCTACCTCAGGGCACTGGAGGATGGGATAATAGAGACCTTCCTAAGGGCAGGGGCCATAGTCTGCAACCCAGGTTGCGGGCCCTGTCTCGGGGCCCACATGGGGGTCCTGGCTCCAGGGGAGGTTAGCATAGCCACAACCAACAGGAACTTCAGGGGAAGGATGGGTGACCCATCATCAAAGGTCTACCTGGCCAACCCGGCGGTTGTGGCTGAATCAGCAATTAAAGGGGTGATCAGTGCACCCGAATAGAAAATAAGGTGAATTCTTAAAGTGATATGATTCCATCACCATGTGATCAGCGCACCTGAATAAAAAAATGGGAAGACCCGCATTATGAGGGAGGCAGGAAATGGATGTCAATGTCTTGGAGGAGATTGAACGCATCGAGAGGATAATAGGGAGGCTCTCAAACACCCAGAAGATACTGCTATCAACAGACGGCTCGGTAACAAGGATACTTGACGTGCTGAGGGGAACAGTGACCATAAGGACCATAAAACAGGAATTCATACCATCAACTCCAGAAATCGCAGATAAACTCAGGATATCCCCCGGGGAAATGGTTAATCACCGGGTGGTTGTGATAGGGAATAATGAACCGCTAATACACGCAGTATCATACATACCACTATCAAGGCTTGAGGATGGCTTCAGAGAGGACCTCATAAGGGCGGATATACCCATAGGAAGGATACTGAAGAAGCACAGCATAGAATCCCGCAGGGAGATAGAGATCCTTGACATAGAAAGCCCCAGCAGAGAACTCAGGGAAATATTCAAAACAGACTCCCCCATGCTCACAAGGACCTACAACATAATCCACCAGGACGAGGTGCTCATAAGGATAAAGGAGACCTTCCCATTCGACTGGTTCAGGGAAGAATTCCGGTAACGGTGTTTTCATGGGAGTTAAATTAAAGGATATAATATCGGCAGAGAAGATAAGGCTTGATGATCTCAGGGGGCGCACCGTTGCAGTTGATGCAGCCAACAGCATATACCAGTTCCTCTCAAGCATAAGACAGAGGGATGGAACACCCCTCATGGACTCAGAGGGGCGGGTGACATCCCACCTCAGCGGCATACTCTACAGGACAGCGGCGGTGATGGAGAGGGATATAAGGATGGCCTATGTTTTTGATGGGAAATCCCATCACCTGAAGGGCGAAACAGTGACAAGGCGTATTGAAACCCGGAAGAAATCTGAAGTGGAATGGAGGAGGGCCCTTGAGGAGGGGGACATCGAGAGGGCAAGGAAATATGCTGTGAGGTCCTCAAGGATGTCACAGGATATAGTTGAAAGCTCCAAAAGGCTCCTTGAACTCCTAGGGATCCCATACGTCCAGGCACCGGGAGAAGGCGAGGCACAGGCATCATTCATTGTTAGGAGGGGTGATGCCTGGGCAGTGGCATCCCAGGACTACGACTGCCTCCTCTTCGGAGCCCCCAGAGTCGTGAGAAACCTCACACTCAGCGGAAAACTGGAGGAACCAGAGATAATTGAACTGGAATCTGCCCTCAGAAATCTTTCAATCACCCATGAACAGCTCGTGGACCTGGCACTCCTCGTTGGCACAGACTTCAATGATGGAATAAAGGGGATAGGCGCCAGGAGGGGACTCAAACTCATAAAGGAAAAGGGTGACGTATTCAGTGTAATTGAGGAGATTGATGGGGACATCGGAGGCGACCCCGAGGTCCTCAGGGGGATATTCCTTGAACCTGACGTGACCGGGGACTATGAACTGAGATGGAGAAAACCCGATAGGGATGGGGTCATAGACTTCCTATGCGGTGAGCATGGCTTCTCAGAGGAAAGGGTAATGGCTGCTCTTAAAAAAATTGAAGGGGCTTCATTCACACAGAAAAGCCTTGAAGACTGGTTCTAGGATCATGGACTCCACTAGTTATATGTAATAGGGGGGGTTGTCACCGGACTGGTTCTGAGGATCATGGACTCCACTAGTTATATGTAATAGGGGGGGTTGTCAACGGACTGGTTCTGAGGATCATGGACTCCACTCCCTCAGATCATCGCCTGATGGTTCATACAGGAATCCCTGGTCCCTGCAGTATTCAATCAGCCTCCGGTAGGAGGGGTGGGATGAGAGGGTACCTGTATCACCTATTATTATGAGTTTGCGCCTTGCCCGTGTAAGTGAAACATTGAGCCTCCTGAGGTCCCTGAGGAAACCTATGTTACCTTCACTGTTACTTCTAACCATTGAGATGATGATGACCTCCCTCTCACGTCCCTGGAAACCATCCACACTGTTAACCTCAACACCGGTCATGGAGGATATCAGGTCCACCTGGTCGTCGTAGGGTGTTATTATACCGATCTCCTCTTCTTTCACACCCATCCTGATGAGTGCACCAGCGATTATAACTGCAAGGTCAGCCTCAAGGGGGTTCTGGATTGATGTTGATCCCTTCAGCCTCCTCTCACCCCTCCCAACCTTTGAGGTATCAATAAAGAGGACAGGGTCCCTTTCCGCAAGTTTTCTGTGAGGCATTGAGTCAGGGATCTCAGTGGATATAACATCCAGTACTGAGATTTCCTCAAGGGAGGGATGGGCCCTTATCCTCCCCCCATAGAACTCCCTGTTCGGGAACTCCATTATGGCAGGGTTCATACGGTACTGGCAGTTCAGCATCCATGAATTCTCAGGGTATGAACCTATGAGCTCCTCAAAGAGTGTCACCTCCAGTTCAGAGGCCTCAGGGTTCAGTATGGTTGGCGGAAGCTGCCGGTGGTCCCCTGCCAGCACGAACCTTGGTGCACGTGAGAGTGGTATGAGTATGCTGGGGATTGTGGCCTGGGATGCCTCGTCGACAATTGCAACATCGAACTTCACATTATCTATGTACTCGAGGGCCGCAGATGAGTTGGTTGCAAGGACAACCTGGCTGTTACGGATTATCCTGTCAACGATTTCAACTTCAATCTCCTGCATCTTCCTGTGGAGTTCATCTATCTGCTGGTTGACCTCTATCCAGCGGGCCATGGATATCATCACATTTGGGGATATGCCACGGGCACCCCTCCTCTTTGTGGCGTTGATCATTATCTGACTGTCTGTGAGCCCCCTGCGCAGCTGGGGGGTGGGTTTATGGTGCCTTTCACGTTCCTCAATGAGCCCGTCAATCCTCTCCTGGTATTCGAGGACCCTCCTGTACTCGGGGTGGTTCTCAAGTTTATATGCAAGTGTCTCCTGCAGGTTTGTCCTGGAGACCCTCTGGGGGTGTCCTAGACGGACACATCTCAGATGACCCGCGATTCCCTCAAGGAGGTTATCAACTGCAGCGTTGCTCTCAGCCGTCACAAGGACACGGTTACCTCTCCTGACCTCCTGCCTTATGAGTTCATGGAGTGTACGGGTCTTTCCTGTACCGAAGGGTCCGTGTATAAGGAAGAAATCATCTGAACCCAGGGCCCTCATTATAGCCTCCCTCTGTGACCTGTTGAGTTCAGGGTCCACTGGTTCAAATTCAACAATCTGGTGACCAGATGGCTTTTCATCCCCCAGCAGAAACCTTAAAACCCTGAACACATTCCTGCCGGCACCCCTGAGGTTGTCTATCATCCTCTGGAATGTTATATCGTTGGCGTAGAGGTCCACCCTGACGTTCCTCAGGGCCCAGCGGGGGACACTTTCAAGGGCAACCACAATGAAGCGTTTACCCTTCGCCGCCACGGTACCTGTGAGGTCACTTCTGAGGGGGTTTCCACGGCTTATCAGGACAAGGTCACCCACTGATATCTGGGTATCTATGGGTTCCCTCCTCCCGTATTTCACGAGATGGAATCCAAGTTCACGCCCGGTTACCTTACCGTTAAGGCCATTTATGGCCCTCCCTACCCTTTCACGCTTCTGGGGGGATAACCTCCTTATCTCATTCATCATGGCGTTTATTTCCGCCTCCCTCTCCATCTCAACAAGTTTAATAAGCCTCTTTATGTATGATTTCACACTGATAGTATCCACCCCGGATTTCACCTGAGGTAATCCAGTACCTCATTTTCATTAAATGATTTTCCATTCATCTAGAAGGGGGGGTATTCCCCGAAGAACTCCCTGGCGTATCTCCTGGCGGTTTCAACCTGCTCAGGGTATCTCCTGCCAAGGCGCTCTTCCAGTTCTTCACGGGTCTCTGATGAGGCAACGATCTTCAGGAAATTCACGTAAACCTCAAGTCCATCAGCTTCATCCCTGGGACTCCTTAGACAGGGCATCTCAATGGTCAGGCAGATATCCTCGCGTTTGAAGAGTTTCTTGCGTATGTGGGGTGATACCGACCCTATCAGGACACCCCTCTCCAGTTCTATGAGGGGAGGGACACCATCCCTGCTCCTCCTTGAGGGATCCGTTAACCGGCCGTAACTTTCCTCCCTGTAGCAGTGGGCCTCCAGGTATGTTGATGGCCGGTACTTCTCTATGAGCCCGATTATCTCCATTCCCTGCTGGCTCATGTAATAATTGGGGTCAAGTGTGCTCAGGTACTCTGTGGGGTTGCAGCTGTATATTATCAGCTTTCCCCTCCTGATGTCATTGAAACCAAGCCTCTTGAGGGCCCTTATAGCTGTGAAGCCCTCCTTTCCATGCACACCACCAACAAAGAGCCTTACAGGACCTTTGCCCTTATCTATCATCCTGAAGAAACCCAAGTTCTTCCTCCTATGTCCCCTCTTCCCAGTTTTCAAGGTACCTTATCTGTTTCTCTGTCAGTTCATCGATCTGGATTCCCATGGCCTCCAGTTTCATCTCCGCAACCCGCATGTCTATCTCATCAGGGGCCCTGTATACGCCGGGTTCAGGTTTTTCACTGAGGAGGTGTCTCGCTGATAGTGCCTGCATTGCAAAGCTCATGTCCATTATCTCTGCGGGGTGACCCTGACCCCTCTCTGAGGCAAGGTTCACAAGTCTCCCCTCGGCAAGGAGGTATAATTTGCGCCCATCAGGCATGATGAAGACCTCTATGTCCTCCTTAACCAGCCTTTTTTCCTCGGATAACCTTTCAAGGTCCTTCCTGTTTATTTCAACGTTGAAGTGACCTGCATTTGCCATCACACAGCCGTCCTTCATGTTCATAAAGTCATCACCCGCAACCACATCGGTGTTTCCTGTTGCAGTTACGAGTATATCCGCATGTTTAACGGCCTCTGATACCTTCATAACTCTGAATCCATCCATACGGGCCTCAAGTGCCCTTATGGGGTTAACTTCGGTTACTATGACGTTCGCGCCAAGACCCTGGGCCCTCAGGGCTATTCCGCGCCCGCACCATCCATAGCCACACACCACAACGGTTTTGCCTGCTATGAGCATGTTGGTGGTCCCCATTATGGAGTCAAATGTGGACTGCCCGGTCCCGTAGCGGTTGTCGAATAGGTACTTTGTGTAGGCGTCGTTCACGGCCATGACTGGAAATTCAAGGGCACCATCGGCTGCCATGGCTTTTAGTCGGTGTATACCTGTTGTTGTCTCCTCACAGGCACCTATTATCCCATCCAGGAGTTCCCTCCTTTCCCTGTGGACCAGGAATATCATGTCCGCCCCGTCGTCTATGAGGATGTCGGGTTCATGGTCCAGGACACGGTGTATGTTTTCATAGTACTCCTCATTGGTTTCACCGCGCCAGCCGTACATGTTGAGGCCCATTTTTGCTCCAGCGGCGGCTGCATCGTCCTGGGTTGATAGGGGGTTGCAACCTGTCATGGCAACCTCTGCACCGCCCGCCAGGAGGGTGAGTCCCAGGTTTATGGTCTTTGGTTCTATATGGAGGCATGAGGCTACTGTGATCCCCTCGAATGGTTTTTCCTCTGAGAAGTCCCTTTTGATCCTTTCAAGTACAGGCATGTGTTCCTGAACCCACTGGATCTTCTTTTTGCCCTGAGGGGCAAGTGAAATGTCTTTAACATTATATGGCATGGTATCACCAGGTTAACTTAATTCATTGACTTTAGATAATAGTTGGAATGACCACTTAAAAATAGTTATGAAGAGGTCTTCTGGTGACTCTTCGCAGTATTTCATTATTTCACTTTCTCAATCCACAACAGAAGGCTGTTAATGATCCATATAATTGCTTAAATTTTGTTTTTTTAGATTATAAAGATTTAAAGGATTTTGATTCAATAATTGAAATTCCGATAAACTCTTTGAAATCATAAAATATTTTTAATGATTCTAATGATCATATATCACGCTAAAAATTATTTTTAAAAATTTTAATCCAATTAAATTATTTTTTGAGACCATTAAAGGGATATCCTCCAGAAGTTTTTGACCATTTTCCAGCCAGCATTTTATAATAACCCTATGTTATTTTAAGCTTATTTTATAATTAAAATGTCTCATAGTTCATTTTTAACTTTTTATCTCGCTAAAATTCTGATTTTCATTTTTTAAATTATTCATGATCTTTATTTTTTAATTATAAATCCCAACAGCAAGTCGTCTGTCAATATAAATGAACTGCATTATTGGGGATCGACAAATTTATAAGTCTGAGAGAAGAAACCTTAGAGTGATATAGGTCAAATAGAGAAAAAATCCGCCCTGTTAAAATCAGACCAAAATGGGATTGAAATGAAGAAAACGTTGAGGCTCCTGGAGCTGCTGACGCGGTTAAAATCAGACCAAAATGGGATTGAAATTCACAGAGTTCACACCACAAAACGAGAAAGTCAGAAGTTAAAATCAGACCAAAATGGGATTGAAATCACTCTCAACTGCGGATGCGGAGTCACCTATCAAATGAGTTAAAATCAGACCAAAATGGGATTGAAATTTTTTGGGGGTGGGGGTGGTGTCCCCCCTAGATTAGGTTAAAATCAGACCAAAATGGGATTGAAATGAATGATTCATTCGTCCGGTAGAAGTAGATGAAAGCGTTAAAATCAGACCAAAATGGGATTGAAATGGTTTCATGTTTCCGCTGAGAACGAGGAAATTCGCGTGTTAAAATCAGACCAAAATGGGATTGAAATTCTATGAATCTTTCACGCACCCACATGTGACCGAGTTAAAATCAGACCAAAATGGGATTGAAATTGGATTTCCTTGTATCTTCTGAAGATTTCATCGTATGTTAAAATCAGACCAAAATGGGATTGAAATACAATCAGCAGGCACCCTTGCATGGATCAAAGCACTCGTTAAAATCAGACCAAAATGGGATTGAAATTCAAGAT is a window encoding:
- a CDS encoding DUF2119 domain-containing protein, with product MGFFRMIDKGKGPVRLFVGGVHGKEGFTAIRALKRLGFNDIRRGKLIIYSCNPTEYLSTLDPNYYMSQQGMEIIGLIEKYRPSTYLEAHCYREESYGRLTDPSRRSRDGVPPLIELERGVLIGSVSPHIRKKLFKREDICLTIEMPCLRSPRDEADGLEVYVNFLKIVASSETREELEERLGRRYPEQVETARRYAREFFGEYPPF
- the ahcY gene encoding adenosylhomocysteinase, which translates into the protein MPYNVKDISLAPQGKKKIQWVQEHMPVLERIKRDFSEEKPFEGITVASCLHIEPKTINLGLTLLAGGAEVAMTGCNPLSTQDDAAAAGAKMGLNMYGWRGETNEEYYENIHRVLDHEPDILIDDGADMIFLVHRERRELLDGIIGACEETTTGIHRLKAMAADGALEFPVMAVNDAYTKYLFDNRYGTGQSTFDSIMGTTNMLIAGKTVVVCGYGWCGRGIALRAQGLGANVIVTEVNPIRALEARMDGFRVMKVSEAVKHADILVTATGNTDVVAGDDFMNMKDGCVMANAGHFNVEINRKDLERLSEEKRLVKEDIEVFIMPDGRKLYLLAEGRLVNLASERGQGHPAEIMDMSFAMQALSARHLLSEKPEPGVYRAPDEIDMRVAEMKLEAMGIQIDELTEKQIRYLENWEEGT